A region from the Triticum urartu cultivar G1812 chromosome 1, Tu2.1, whole genome shotgun sequence genome encodes:
- the LOC125515591 gene encoding lichenase-2: MASQGVASMFALALLLGAFASIPQSVESIGVCYGMSANNLPAASTVVSMFKSNGINSMRLYAPDQAALQAVGGTGVNVVVGAPNDVLSNLAASPAAAASWVRSNIQAYPKVSFRYVCVGNEVAGGATQNLVPAMKNVQGALASAGLGHIKVTTSVSQAILGVYSPPSAGSFTGEADAFMGPVVQFLARTGAPLMANIYPYLAWAYNPSAMDMSYALFTASGTVVQDGSYGYQNLFDTTVDAFYTAMAKHGGSNVKLVVSESGWPSGGGTAATPANARIYNQYLINHVGRGTPRHPGAIETYVFSMFNENQKDSGVEQNWGLFYPNMQHVYPISF, encoded by the exons ATGGCGAGCCAAGGCGTTGCCTCCATGTTCGCTCTCGCATTGCTCCTCGGGGCCTTCGCCTCCATCCCACAAA GCGTCGAGTCCATCGGAGTGTGCTACGGCATGAGCGCCAACAACCTGCCGGCGGCGAGCACCGTCGTCAGCATGTTCAAGTCCAACGGCATCAACTCCATGCGGCTGTACGCCCCCGACCAGGCGGCGCTGCAGGCCGTCGGCGGCACCGGCGTCAACGTCGTCGTCGGGGCGCCTAACGACGTGCTCTCCAACCTCGCCGCCAGCCCGGCGGCGGCCGCCTCGTGGGTCAGGAGCAACATCCAGGCCTACCCCAAGGTCTCCTTCCGGTACGTCTGCGTCGGCAACGAGGTCGCCGGCGGCGCCACCCAGAACCTCGTCCCGGCCATGAAGAACGTGCAGGGCGcgctcgcctccgctgggctggGCCACATCAAGGTCACCACGTCGGTGTCGCAGGCCATCCTCGGCGTGTACAGCCCGCCCTCCGCCGGGTCCTTCACCGGGGAGGCGGACGCGTTCATGGGACCCGTGGTGCAGTTCCTTGCCCGCACCGGCGCGCCGCTCATGGCCAACATCTACCCGTACCTGGCCTGGGCCTACAACCCGAGCGCCATGGACATGAGCTACGCGCTCTTCACCGCGTCCGGCACCGTGGTCCAGGACGGCTCCTACGGGTACCAGAACCTGTTCGACACCACCGTGGACGCCTTCTACACGGCCATGGCCAAGCACGGCGGCTCCAACGTGAAGCTGGTGGTGTCGGAGAGCGGGTGGCCGTCGGGCGGCGGCACGGCGGCGACCCCGGCGAACGCCAGGATCTACAACCAGTACCTCATCAACCACGTCGGGCGCGGCACCCCCCGCCACCCTGGCGCCATCGAGACCTACGTCTTCTCCATGTTCAACGAGAACCAGAAGGACAGCGGCGTGGAGCAGAACTGGGGACTCTTCTACCCCAACATGCAGCACGTCTACCCCATTAGCTTCTGA